The DNA region CCGAACGCTCACCTCCTGCCGGGCCCCGGACAGCATAGCCAATCGGGCGCGGACGACATACCGATGGTCCTCCTCCCACTCGACCACGTTCCCGGGATTCTCGGCGAGCAGGGCGAGCCGATTGTCGGAAAGGTCCAGCCGGTAGACGTCGAATATCTTGGGGTCCCGTCGATTCAACGTGAGGAGGATGGATCGGGCATGGGCGGGGTCGTCCGCCTGAAGATGGACCTTGACGCCCGGGAACGGGGTCAGATCGGTCGCCGAGCCTTTGTCGAGATCGACGCGGAAGAGGTGGCTGTTCTCGTTTCCGCCCTGGTCTTGGAGATAGAAGATCGCCCGGCTGTCCGGAGACCAGAAAAAAGAGCGGATACCTCGCCCTTTTTCCGCCGTGATCGGACGGTCATCTCGCTTTCCCAACGAACGGATCCAGACGTTCAAGACTCCTTGGTGGGGAGCCAGATAGGCCAGCCTGCCGCCGTCGGGGCAGATGCGCGGAGAAGTCCGCTTCGGCTCCTCGAAAAGCACCCGAAGGGGAATGAGGGGCACGGCGTTCCCGCCGGCAGGAGCGGCCGGAAGGAGGGCCGGAATCTCGCCAATCCCGGAGCAGAGGAGCAAAAGAAAAAGGCGAAACATCGAGGGGGAGCGCATCGCGATGAGTCCAAGGACCGTAGGGGAAAACCCTGGCGCTGACAACCCCGCTTTCGCGGAGGAGATCCCGCAGGCGAGGATGGGGCCGTCGCCCGCCCTACCGGTCGCCGAGCTTTCCGTCGAGCGCCCAGTTGACCATGGCCACGTTGACGACGGGCTCGCCGAAGAGACCTAACCATGGCCTGCTCGTGTACCGGGCCAGGATCGCCCGCAGCTCGTCGTCCCCCATCTTCCGTTCCCGGGCCACCCGGGGGAGCTGGAGAAGCGCGTTGGCGACGCTGATGTGGGGATCGAGACCGCTGGCCGAAGCGGTGACCGCATCCGCGGGAATCCTCTGGTCCGGCGAGAGAAGATTCTCCTTCCGGTATTCGGCGGCGCTCTGCGCGACCGCCTCCACCAGCTTCTTCGAGGTCGGCCCTAGGTTCCGTCCACCGGAAGCCGTGGCATCGTAGCCCGCTTCCCCCGCAGCCGAGGGCCGGGGATGAAAATATTGGGCGCCTCGGAAGTTCTGCCCCAACAGGGCCGAGCCGAGCAGGGTTCCGTCGGGAGCGCGGACCAAGCTCCCGTTCGCCTCAAAGGGGAAGAGGAGTTGGCCGGTCCAATAGACGGCCAGAGGGTAGAAGCCGCACAAAACCACCAAGAGCACACCGGTGACCGCAAGAGCGATCCGGATGCGCCGGAAAAGACCTTTCATCGGCAATCTCCCTAAAACAGAGGCAAGAGGCCCAA from Methylacidimicrobium sp. AP8 includes:
- the kdpC gene encoding K(+)-transporting ATPase subunit C, yielding MKGLFRRIRIALAVTGVLLVVLCGFYPLAVYWTGQLLFPFEANGSLVRAPDGTLLGSALLGQNFRGAQYFHPRPSAAGEAGYDATASGGRNLGPTSKKLVEAVAQSAAEYRKENLLSPDQRIPADAVTASASGLDPHISVANALLQLPRVARERKMGDDELRAILARYTSRPWLGLFGEPVVNVAMVNWALDGKLGDR